The following nucleotide sequence is from Dehalococcoidia bacterium.
GACTGGCCGGGTGGTGTACCAACTCCTCCTGCCCCAGCTGTGAGCCACCAGCAGCAGTCCCAGCTCAGGCTCGAGTACAGGAAGACTGAACAGATCCACCTTTCAATAGCTCTGCCTGGACTCGCCCTCGACGACCCGGACATCTACGCGCTGGACCTCCTGAGCGTGATCCTGGGAGAGGGGATGAGCAGCAGGCTCTTTGTGGAATTGCGTGAGAATAGGGGCCTGGCTTATGACGTGCACAGCGGCGTCTCTCACTTCAAGGACACCGGCGCATTCATTATCACGGCAGGTGTCGATCCGTCAAGCGCTTACGAAGCCGTGCCCGCGATCCTGGAGCAGGTTGCTTCGGTCCGCGATGGGATAGACGAGCGGGAAGTCGACCGTGCCAAACAGCTTGTGGCCGGCCGGCTTATGCTTCGAATGGAAGACACCCGAGCTGTGTCGGCATGGATGGGTAGTCAGGAGTCGGTCCGTGGAGAGATTCTCGACGTGGACCACGTCGTGGAGCGGGTCAATGCCGTGACGACCGAAGACCTCTGCCGGGTAGCCTCTCAGAACCTGATCGACGACCACCTCAATCTTGCCGTAGTTGGACCGTGCCGGGGACACAAGCGCCTGTCCAAGTTGCTGAAGTTCTAGCCTTTATTCGCTGCTTCCCCGGTAGTCGCTGAATGGGCTGTCTCTCCACTCCAGAGCGGACTTCAGTCCCTCTTCCCTGGCCATCCGGCTGAATTCCTTCACGATCGGAGCCTGGTGGGCGATCGCGTCTGTCTCAGCCGCGATGTGCTGAAGGGTCGTGCGCCCCATCAGGTCCATCGCCTTGTTGACGATGCTCTTGTTAGCAGCAAGGAGCTCCCAGGGGATCCTCGCCATCGTTCGAGCGAGGTCTTCTACCGCCGCGTCCAGACCCTCTCCGGGTACCGACTTCCATATAAGTCCGAGTTCCTCGGCTCGCGTCCCGGATACTGATTCCCCGGTCAGTAGGAACCACTTTGCCCACTGCGGTCCCACCATGTAGGTCCACATGTGTGTCGGTGGCGTGCCCATGGAACGCACCGGCGGAAAGCCGATCTGCGAATCATCTGCAGCTATGATGATGTCGCAGTGCATCGCAAGGTCGGTCCCGCCAGCGATGCAGTAGCCATGCACCCCGGCTATCACCGGCTTGCTGAGATTCAGGATGCTGTTCATCGTGTTCGGAGTGCGCTTCATCCTGTGGATGTCTGAGCGAATGTTGTCCCTCTGCTCCTGCGCCGCCGCCTGAGCCTCCGGCGTAGATGGCGGCGTGATGTCGTATCCGGCACAGAACGCCCTGCCATTGCCTCGCAGTGTCATTACCCTAACTTCCGGGTCGTCGTCTGCGCGCTCCACGCAGTCCACAAGCTCGTCCTGGAGTTCGCGGCTGAGCGCGTTCAGCTTCTCCGGCCTGTTGAGTCGCACTCGCCCAATTCCGTTTGACGCCTCGTACTCGATGAACTGGTAACTCATTCTTGCCTCCCGGACTCTATACGTTGAATAAGACGTGCACCACGTC
It contains:
- a CDS encoding insulinase family protein — translated: MPHTRSVAISVYVGVGSRYESDDRAGVSHFVEHMAFKGTERRPDPVDISAQIESTGGMINAGTEQELTVYWCKVAQPYFCASMDLILDMLRNSLCRPEDIEKERQVIHEELAMINDYPASRVDSLIDQMLWPDHPLGRDVGGSHESVDGIDRDMIVKHMNEYYTPSNTVVSVAGSVPHSEVVEQVERLSWDWPGGVPTPPAPAVSHQQQSQLRLEYRKTEQIHLSIALPGLALDDPDIYALDLLSVILGEGMSSRLFVELRENRGLAYDVHSGVSHFKDTGAFIITAGVDPSSAYEAVPAILEQVASVRDGIDEREVDRAKQLVAGRLMLRMEDTRAVSAWMGSQESVRGEILDVDHVVERVNAVTTEDLCRVASQNLIDDHLNLAVVGPCRGHKRLSKLLKF
- a CDS encoding crotonase/enoyl-CoA hydratase family protein; translated protein: MSYQFIEYEASNGIGRVRLNRPEKLNALSRELQDELVDCVERADDDPEVRVMTLRGNGRAFCAGYDITPPSTPEAQAAAQEQRDNIRSDIHRMKRTPNTMNSILNLSKPVIAGVHGYCIAGGTDLAMHCDIIIAADDSQIGFPPVRSMGTPPTHMWTYMVGPQWAKWFLLTGESVSGTRAEELGLIWKSVPGEGLDAAVEDLARTMARIPWELLAANKSIVNKAMDLMGRTTLQHIAAETDAIAHQAPIVKEFSRMAREEGLKSALEWRDSPFSDYRGSSE